Proteins found in one Litorihabitans aurantiacus genomic segment:
- a CDS encoding UDP-glucose dehydrogenase family protein yields the protein MNLSVIGCGYLGAVHASCMADLGHTVVGVDVDAAKVARLNAGDPPFHEPGLGEVLQRALASGRLRFTTDMAEVAGAEVHFIGVGTPQQLGTYAADLTYVDAAVDALVPHLTDGPNGPAVIAGKSTVPVGTAARLAETIGDAGVLVWNPEFLREGFAVQDTVAPDRLVYGLPPEPERAARAQEALDGVYVSILERGTPRLTADWASAELVKVAANSFLATKISFINAMAEMCEATGADVSFLAEAIGHDDRIGKKFLKAGVGFGGGCLPKDIRAFMARAGELGAEQSLTFLREIDSINLRRRQHVVNLTVHALEGRVPGKPVAVLGAAFKPHSDDIRDSPALDVASRLSGLGAKVRITDPAAGPVLRQVRPDLDVRDSAGDAIDGAHAVLLLTEWPEFVSLDPVELGERVAQRTIIDGRNVLDSAAWRAAGWTYVGLGRP from the coding sequence GTGAACCTGTCTGTCATCGGTTGTGGCTACCTCGGTGCCGTGCACGCCTCGTGCATGGCGGACCTGGGCCACACGGTGGTCGGCGTCGACGTCGACGCTGCCAAGGTCGCCCGGCTCAACGCCGGGGATCCGCCCTTCCACGAGCCGGGCCTGGGCGAGGTGCTGCAGCGCGCCCTCGCCTCCGGCCGGCTGCGGTTCACCACCGACATGGCCGAGGTCGCGGGCGCCGAGGTCCACTTCATCGGCGTCGGCACCCCCCAGCAGCTCGGCACGTACGCGGCCGATCTCACCTACGTCGACGCCGCGGTGGACGCGCTCGTGCCGCACCTCACCGATGGCCCGAACGGCCCCGCCGTGATCGCTGGAAAGAGCACGGTCCCGGTGGGTACCGCCGCTCGTCTCGCCGAGACGATCGGTGACGCGGGTGTACTCGTGTGGAACCCGGAGTTCTTGCGCGAGGGTTTCGCGGTGCAGGACACGGTGGCGCCGGACCGGCTCGTCTACGGCCTGCCGCCCGAGCCCGAGCGCGCCGCCCGCGCGCAGGAGGCGCTCGACGGCGTGTACGTCTCGATCCTCGAACGTGGCACCCCGCGCCTCACGGCGGACTGGGCGAGCGCCGAGCTGGTCAAAGTCGCAGCCAACTCCTTCCTGGCCACGAAGATCTCGTTCATCAACGCGATGGCGGAGATGTGCGAGGCGACGGGCGCCGACGTCTCCTTCCTCGCCGAGGCCATCGGGCACGACGACCGCATCGGCAAGAAGTTCCTCAAGGCCGGTGTCGGCTTCGGCGGTGGCTGCCTGCCGAAGGACATCCGTGCCTTCATGGCGCGCGCCGGTGAGCTGGGCGCGGAGCAGTCGCTGACGTTCCTGCGCGAGATCGACTCGATCAACCTGCGGCGCCGCCAGCACGTGGTCAACTTGACGGTCCACGCGCTCGAGGGCCGCGTGCCGGGCAAGCCGGTGGCCGTGCTCGGTGCCGCGTTCAAGCCGCACTCGGACGACATCCGGGACTCCCCGGCGCTCGACGTCGCCTCCCGCCTGTCCGGCCTCGGCGCCAAGGTCCGCATCACCGACCCCGCCGCGGGTCCGGTGCTGCGCCAGGTCCGCCCGGACCTCGACGTGCGCGACTCGGCGGGCGACGCGATCGACGGCGCGCACGCCGTGCTGCTGCTGACCGAGTGGCCGGAGTTCGTCTCCCTCGACCCGGTCGAGCTGGGCGAGCGCGTCGCGCAGCGCACGATCATCGACGGCCGCAACGTGCTGGATTCCGCCGCGTGGCGCGCGGCGGGCTGGACGTACGTCGGGCTGGGCCGGCCCTAG
- a CDS encoding CAP domain-containing protein: protein MVLVALPFVALVGCGGVDAVDPAASPTATPTLPTATPVLVDVGDPEAYAADLFAATNAARAAEELPELPPSDCAAEHALERAEKLVGLEGLAHAPLEGVIADCAPATGAAENLVRSAAAPEAVVQAWLDSPGHRANLLSADYAVAAITCVPDGEELVCSHVFLNAEVP from the coding sequence GTGGTGCTCGTCGCGCTGCCGTTCGTGGCGCTGGTTGGGTGCGGCGGGGTGGACGCCGTCGACCCCGCCGCATCTCCGACGGCGACGCCGACCCTGCCCACCGCGACCCCTGTCCTCGTGGACGTGGGCGACCCGGAGGCCTACGCGGCCGACCTCTTCGCCGCCACGAACGCCGCCCGCGCGGCCGAGGAGCTGCCGGAGCTGCCGCCGTCGGACTGCGCCGCGGAGCACGCGCTGGAGCGCGCCGAGAAGCTGGTCGGGCTCGAGGGCCTGGCCCACGCGCCGCTCGAGGGTGTGATCGCCGACTGCGCACCCGCCACGGGCGCCGCCGAGAACCTCGTGCGGTCGGCCGCGGCGCCGGAGGCCGTGGTGCAGGCGTGGCTGGACTCGCCCGGCCACCGGGCCAATCTCCTGAGCGCGGACTACGCCGTCGCGGCGATCACCTGTGTCCCCGACGGCGAGGAGCTGGTCTGCTCCCATGTCTTCCTGAACGCGGAGGTCCCGTGA
- a CDS encoding low molecular weight phosphatase family protein yields the protein MTDADPTAQPVRILTICTGNICRSPAAERLLRTHLDGVEVTSAGTGALVGEPIHPPMAALMTRAGIDADGFTARALASEHVRDADLVLALTVSHRSQAVVAWPGALRRTFTLRELARLAEHVGSDVLGEGTTADRLRALVPLAIRARGVVRVPPEDDDVVDPYRRPDAVYTQAYATIEDAVRRLAAVVTP from the coding sequence GTGACCGACGCCGATCCCACCGCCCAGCCCGTCCGCATCCTGACGATCTGCACCGGCAACATCTGCCGCTCCCCCGCGGCCGAGCGCCTGCTCCGCACGCACCTCGACGGCGTCGAGGTCACGAGTGCCGGCACCGGCGCCCTCGTGGGCGAACCGATCCACCCGCCCATGGCCGCGCTGATGACGCGCGCAGGCATCGACGCCGACGGCTTTACCGCACGCGCCCTCGCCTCCGAGCACGTGCGCGACGCCGACCTCGTGCTCGCGCTGACGGTCAGCCACCGCTCGCAGGCCGTGGTCGCGTGGCCCGGTGCCCTGCGCCGCACCTTCACGCTGCGCGAGCTCGCACGCCTCGCGGAGCACGTCGGTAGCGACGTCCTGGGCGAAGGCACCACCGCCGACCGCCTGCGCGCGCTCGTCCCGCTGGCGATCCGGGCCCGCGGGGTCGTGCGTGTGCCCCCCGAGGACGACGACGTCGTCGACCCCTACCGTCGGCCCGACGCCGTCTACACCCAGGCCTACGCGACGATCGAGGACGCGGTGCGGCGCCTGGCAGCCGTCGTGACGCCCTGA
- a CDS encoding WD40/YVTN/BNR-like repeat-containing protein encodes MRAGRTWGIAVMAVLVVANAVVVAALLSQSTPGGAEALPPETVASPPLPEVPQEPVTSAPPEEMEEPDTENSQAAAIPVTTAVRQIVGVDDETAWRATLASCGQGAAIVERTLDGGASWEATELDVDSVVRLRATDASSAFVVGAVQDCATALAATTDGGDTWNRADATLSSAWFLAPTDRTFVAGPRGDAPVPCPAEAVDLAAVDAQRGAVLCQDGSIAVSDDGGQSWTTTVSVAGARALTQDGPSYAVATFEGPCEALSIYDVSSAGQAQAEPFSCAPVASAAEVAVSVTGDLMWVWSGSELAISRDGGQTW; translated from the coding sequence GTGAGGGCTGGACGGACGTGGGGCATCGCGGTGATGGCTGTGCTCGTGGTGGCGAACGCCGTGGTCGTCGCAGCACTCTTGAGTCAATCGACGCCGGGAGGCGCGGAGGCTTTGCCGCCGGAGACGGTGGCGTCTCCACCTCTGCCCGAAGTGCCGCAGGAGCCCGTGACGTCGGCCCCGCCCGAGGAGATGGAGGAGCCTGACACCGAGAATTCTCAGGCCGCAGCGATCCCGGTGACGACGGCGGTGCGGCAGATCGTCGGAGTTGACGACGAGACGGCCTGGCGCGCGACCCTCGCCTCGTGCGGGCAGGGTGCCGCGATCGTCGAGCGCACGCTCGACGGCGGGGCGTCGTGGGAGGCCACGGAACTCGATGTGGACTCGGTGGTCCGGCTCCGCGCGACGGACGCCTCATCCGCCTTCGTGGTCGGCGCGGTCCAGGACTGCGCCACGGCGCTGGCCGCCACGACCGACGGGGGTGACACGTGGAACCGGGCCGACGCGACTCTCAGCTCCGCGTGGTTCCTGGCACCCACCGACCGCACCTTCGTGGCCGGTCCGAGGGGCGACGCACCCGTGCCGTGCCCGGCGGAGGCCGTCGACCTCGCCGCTGTCGACGCCCAGCGCGGCGCCGTGCTCTGCCAGGACGGGTCGATCGCCGTCTCCGACGACGGTGGGCAGAGCTGGACCACGACAGTTTCCGTCGCGGGCGCTCGAGCACTGACGCAGGATGGTCCGTCGTACGCTGTCGCGACGTTCGAGGGCCCGTGCGAGGCGCTCTCGATCTACGACGTGAGCAGTGCCGGCCAGGCGCAGGCGGAACCCTTCTCGTGTGCCCCGGTGGCCTCCGCGGCCGAGGTGGCCGTGTCCGTCACGGGCGACCTGATGTGGGTGTGGTCCGGCTCAGAGCTGGCCATCTCCCGGGACGGGGGTCAGACGTGGTGA